The Saxibacter everestensis genome has a window encoding:
- a CDS encoding GuaB3 family IMP dehydrogenase-related protein — protein MSIEIEIGRGKRGRRAYSLDDIAVVPSRRTRDPEEVSVSWQIDAYHFDLPIVGAPMDSVVSPAMAVALGRLGGLGVLDLEGLWTRYDDPEPLLAAIAELPQAEATAQMQKLYEEPIRAELITARLAEIRDAGVTVAGALTPQRTQQFWKTVVDAGVDIFVIRGTTVSAEHVSGHAEPLNLKRFIYELDVPVIVGGAATYTAALHLMRTGAAGVLVGFGGGAAMTTRTTLGIHAPMASAIADVAAARRDYMDESGGRYVHVIADGGLGYSGDLVKAVAVGADAVMLGTALARAEEAPGGGWHWGAEAHHSLLPRGSRVNVGTVAPLEQILFGPSRRADGTSNLVGALKRAMATTGYSDLKEFQRVEVVVSPYHSRSE, from the coding sequence GTGAGCATTGAGATTGAAATTGGCCGTGGAAAGCGTGGTCGCCGCGCGTACTCTCTCGACGATATTGCTGTCGTCCCGTCGCGCCGGACCCGGGATCCGGAAGAAGTTTCGGTTTCCTGGCAGATCGACGCCTACCACTTCGACCTGCCGATCGTCGGTGCGCCGATGGACTCCGTTGTCTCACCAGCGATGGCGGTTGCGCTCGGTCGTCTCGGCGGCCTCGGCGTCCTCGACCTGGAGGGATTGTGGACTCGGTACGACGACCCGGAGCCGCTGTTGGCGGCAATCGCCGAGCTACCCCAGGCCGAAGCGACCGCGCAGATGCAGAAGCTCTACGAGGAGCCGATCCGCGCTGAACTGATCACGGCTCGCCTGGCCGAGATCCGCGACGCCGGCGTCACGGTTGCCGGCGCGCTGACGCCGCAGCGAACCCAGCAGTTCTGGAAGACCGTCGTCGATGCAGGCGTCGACATCTTCGTCATCCGTGGCACGACTGTGTCGGCGGAGCATGTGTCCGGTCACGCGGAACCACTTAACCTCAAGCGCTTCATTTACGAACTCGACGTCCCGGTAATCGTTGGCGGCGCCGCCACCTACACCGCGGCGCTGCACCTGATGCGTACCGGCGCTGCCGGGGTGCTCGTCGGTTTCGGCGGGGGAGCGGCGATGACAACCCGGACAACGCTCGGCATCCACGCGCCGATGGCCAGCGCCATCGCGGATGTCGCGGCGGCTCGACGGGATTACATGGATGAGTCCGGTGGGCGCTACGTGCATGTGATCGCCGATGGAGGGCTTGGCTACTCAGGCGACCTGGTGAAGGCGGTCGCGGTTGGCGCTGACGCCGTCATGCTGGGAACCGCACTGGCGCGCGCCGAGGAGGCTCCCGGGGGAGGCTGGCACTGGGGTGCGGAGGCGCACCACTCGTTGTTGCCGCGCGGGTCCCGGGTGAATGTCGGCACCGTTGCGCCCTTGGAACAGATCCTGTTCGGGCCAAGCCGCCGTGCCGACGGCACGTCCAATCTGGTCGGAGCGCTGAAGCGGGCGATGGCGACTACCGGGTACTCGGACCTGAAGGAATTCCAGCGGGTCGAGGTCGTTGTGTCGCCGTACCACTCCCGTTCCGAGTAG
- a CDS encoding helix-turn-helix transcriptional regulator codes for MGLRIREARAGNSLSQELLADRVGVDRKTISRVENGLISPKYDLIVDLAYALNVRVEWLVEDPGRPPHGSAS; via the coding sequence TTGGGCCTTCGAATTCGGGAGGCCCGGGCAGGTAATTCGCTGAGCCAGGAACTGCTGGCGGACCGGGTTGGCGTGGATCGCAAGACGATCAGCCGGGTCGAGAACGGTCTGATCAGCCCGAAGTACGACCTCATCGTCGACCTTGCCTATGCCTTGAACGTCCGGGTCGAGTGGCTGGTGGAGGATCCGGGCCGACCGCCGCACGGATCGGCTTCGTAG
- a CDS encoding SURF1 family cytochrome oxidase biogenesis protein, whose amino-acid sequence MLKVALRGKWIWALVLALVLASGFAFLANWQFSRAQERSQQVETADTETVRPFLDVVQPQQMLPSTKADQMVSLSGHYNPEQQVVVPGREQGSDTGFWVVTMFVPDGAEWPGHTDDERDVAIPVVRGWTASEDEAMASVASAEPVMMTARLTPTESPEPADSLPKGQVATLSTAQLINDFDVLSYPAFLLPTQQEGAGASAATSGLEPVPAPAPQPGGINLQSLFYGIEWVVFALFALYIWWRMVRDVYQREQETALMADNGYDVVQRNGRESPDAKTALATQHLESKDT is encoded by the coding sequence GTGCTTAAAGTGGCGTTACGGGGCAAATGGATCTGGGCACTTGTGCTTGCCCTGGTTCTGGCGTCCGGATTCGCCTTCCTAGCCAATTGGCAGTTCTCCCGCGCGCAGGAACGTTCGCAGCAGGTAGAGACCGCCGATACCGAGACTGTGCGACCCTTCCTCGACGTCGTGCAGCCCCAGCAGATGCTTCCATCCACGAAAGCCGACCAGATGGTGTCGCTCAGCGGACACTACAATCCGGAACAGCAGGTCGTCGTGCCCGGTCGTGAGCAGGGCAGCGATACCGGCTTCTGGGTCGTCACCATGTTCGTTCCCGACGGGGCAGAATGGCCGGGCCATACGGATGACGAACGGGACGTCGCCATCCCGGTGGTGCGCGGATGGACGGCGTCGGAAGATGAGGCGATGGCGTCCGTGGCGAGTGCCGAGCCGGTGATGATGACTGCACGACTCACGCCGACAGAGTCGCCAGAGCCCGCAGATAGTCTGCCGAAGGGCCAGGTGGCTACCCTGTCGACGGCGCAGTTGATCAACGACTTCGACGTGCTTAGTTACCCGGCCTTCCTGCTGCCGACGCAGCAGGAGGGTGCCGGCGCCAGCGCGGCGACATCCGGGCTCGAGCCGGTGCCCGCGCCCGCTCCGCAGCCCGGCGGGATCAATCTGCAGAGCCTGTTCTATGGGATCGAATGGGTCGTTTTCGCGCTCTTTGCGCTGTACATCTGGTGGCGGATGGTTCGAGACGTTTACCAGCGTGAGCAGGAGACCGCTCTTATGGCCGATAATGGATACGACGTGGTGCAACGAAATGGCAGGGAGAGCCCTGATGCCAAGACCGCCCTCGCCACACAACACCTGGAGAGTAAGGACACATGA
- a CDS encoding DUF3817 domain-containing protein: MSGSPMDERPDAESSSPWTARRYGQARGALTFYRIMAYITGTFLLVLCVEMILKYGLQIDMQFGSFNLASAIAIGHGWCYVVYLIADFRLWQSMRWRLKDFLIIALGGVIPLLSFILEKRVHARASRELDDAIVLAPRDL, encoded by the coding sequence ATGAGCGGATCGCCGATGGATGAGCGTCCCGATGCCGAATCGAGTTCGCCGTGGACCGCGCGCCGCTACGGCCAGGCCCGGGGCGCACTGACCTTTTATCGGATCATGGCGTATATCACCGGCACATTCCTGCTGGTGCTATGCGTTGAGATGATCCTGAAGTACGGGCTGCAGATCGACATGCAGTTCGGTTCGTTCAACCTCGCCTCCGCCATCGCCATCGGCCACGGTTGGTGCTACGTCGTGTACCTGATCGCCGATTTCCGGCTTTGGCAGTCGATGCGCTGGCGGCTCAAGGACTTCCTGATCATCGCCCTGGGCGGCGTGATTCCACTGTTGTCCTTCATCCTGGAGAAGCGGGTACACGCCAGGGCGAGCCGCGAACTCGACGACGCCATCGTCCTGGCTCCCCGAGACCTGTAA
- the guaA gene encoding glutamine-hydrolyzing GMP synthase, with translation MTDSVQQPPATHARPVLVVDYGAQYAQLIARRVREANVYSEIVPHTMSLEKMLAKDPSAFILSGGPASVYADGAPAVDSELFESGVPVLGICYGFQLMNQALGGEVAHTGAREYGGTAVTVSPDNTLLAGQPESQNVWMSHGDSVQKAPDGFDVLASSSVVPVAAIADTERALYGVQWHPEVKHSTHGQAVLENFLYHGAGLKGDWTTGNVIEEQVAVIRSQVGDGKVICGLSGGVDSAVAAALVHEAVGDQLTCVFVDHGLLRAGEAEQVETDYVAATGIRLKVVDAADQFLAALDGVSDPETKRKIIGREFIRVFEAAAREVVAEGAAEASSEDEQVRFLVQGTLYPDVVESGGGEGAANIKSHHNVGGLPDDLQFELVEPLRTLFKDEVRAVGAELGLPEAMVWRQPFPGPGLAIRIVGAVNQARLETLRAADAIAREELTKAGLDREIWQCPVVLLADVRSVGVQGDGRTYGHPIVLRPVSSEDAMTADWTRLPYDVLARISTRITNEVADVNRVALDVTSKPPGTIEWE, from the coding sequence GTGACCGACTCCGTCCAACAGCCGCCGGCAACCCATGCCCGTCCCGTTCTCGTGGTCGATTACGGCGCGCAATACGCGCAGTTGATCGCCCGGCGCGTGCGTGAGGCAAACGTTTATTCAGAGATCGTGCCGCACACCATGTCCCTGGAGAAGATGCTCGCCAAGGATCCCTCGGCGTTCATTCTTTCCGGCGGACCGGCAAGCGTTTATGCCGATGGGGCGCCGGCTGTCGACAGCGAGCTTTTCGAGTCCGGCGTGCCGGTGCTCGGCATCTGCTACGGCTTCCAGCTGATGAACCAGGCGCTCGGCGGCGAGGTCGCTCACACCGGAGCCCGTGAGTATGGTGGCACTGCTGTCACCGTCTCGCCCGACAACACGCTGCTCGCCGGGCAGCCGGAGTCGCAGAATGTCTGGATGAGTCACGGCGACTCGGTGCAGAAGGCGCCGGATGGATTTGACGTCCTCGCCAGCTCATCGGTTGTTCCGGTTGCAGCGATAGCCGATACGGAACGCGCGCTCTACGGTGTGCAGTGGCACCCTGAGGTAAAGCACTCCACCCACGGCCAGGCCGTGCTGGAGAACTTCCTGTACCACGGCGCCGGGCTGAAAGGCGACTGGACGACGGGCAACGTCATCGAGGAGCAGGTCGCCGTTATCCGCAGTCAGGTCGGCGACGGCAAGGTTATCTGCGGTCTTTCCGGCGGTGTCGATTCCGCCGTGGCCGCGGCACTCGTGCACGAGGCGGTCGGTGACCAGTTGACCTGCGTCTTCGTCGACCACGGTCTGCTTCGTGCCGGCGAGGCAGAGCAGGTCGAAACTGACTACGTTGCCGCCACCGGCATCAGGCTCAAGGTGGTGGACGCCGCCGATCAGTTCCTGGCCGCGCTGGACGGGGTCAGCGATCCGGAAACGAAACGCAAGATCATTGGCCGCGAGTTCATCCGGGTCTTCGAGGCTGCCGCGCGGGAAGTTGTGGCTGAAGGCGCGGCCGAGGCATCGAGCGAGGACGAGCAGGTGCGTTTCCTGGTGCAGGGGACGCTTTACCCGGATGTTGTCGAATCCGGGGGCGGCGAGGGGGCTGCGAATATCAAGAGCCACCACAACGTCGGTGGCCTGCCGGATGACCTGCAGTTCGAACTGGTCGAGCCGCTGCGCACGTTGTTCAAGGACGAGGTACGCGCGGTCGGAGCGGAGCTGGGTCTGCCTGAGGCGATGGTCTGGCGCCAGCCGTTCCCGGGTCCAGGCCTCGCCATCAGGATTGTCGGCGCGGTGAACCAGGCACGCCTGGAGACGCTGCGCGCCGCCGACGCGATCGCACGAGAAGAGCTGACCAAGGCCGGACTGGATCGCGAGATCTGGCAGTGCCCGGTGGTGTTGCTCGCCGACGTGCGCTCGGTGGGCGTGCAGGGTGATGGCCGCACCTATGGCCATCCGATCGTGCTGCGGCCGGTTTCCAGCGAGGATGCGATGACAGCCGACTGGACCCGGTTGCCATACGACGTTTTGGCCCGGATTTCAACTCGGATAACCAACGAAGTTGCCGATGTCAATCGAGTGGCTTTGGATGTAACGTCCAAGCCGCCGGGCACCATTGAGTGGGAGTAG
- a CDS encoding biotin transporter BioY: MKTSTSQVREARSPETGRRRQGWRAGDLALIAVFAALIATMGMLPAIPVGGVGVPITLQSLAVILTGLVLGPARGFAATALYVVVGLIGIPVFAGFTGGIGVLAKPSAGYIIAFPLVSALAGLLALIVVRKMKRAWHIPLLFVAGLLASFTFMHPLGIAGIMVNAGLDLRAAIAADAIFIPGDVIKNVVAALIAGTVHRAFPDLLARRRA; the protein is encoded by the coding sequence ATGAAGACCAGCACCTCGCAGGTCCGCGAAGCCAGATCGCCGGAGACAGGTCGTCGGCGCCAAGGGTGGCGTGCGGGCGACCTCGCGCTCATCGCCGTGTTCGCCGCATTGATCGCCACGATGGGAATGCTTCCGGCGATTCCGGTTGGCGGGGTCGGGGTTCCGATCACCCTGCAGTCCCTGGCCGTGATTCTCACCGGTTTGGTGCTCGGACCCGCGCGGGGCTTCGCGGCGACCGCGCTCTACGTTGTGGTCGGCCTGATCGGGATCCCGGTTTTCGCCGGCTTCACCGGAGGCATCGGGGTGTTGGCAAAGCCGTCCGCCGGCTACATTATCGCCTTCCCGCTGGTATCCGCGCTTGCCGGGCTATTGGCGCTGATAGTGGTCCGCAAGATGAAGCGGGCGTGGCACATCCCGCTGTTGTTCGTTGCCGGTCTGCTCGCCAGCTTCACTTTCATGCACCCTTTGGGCATTGCCGGCATTATGGTCAACGCCGGACTTGACCTGCGCGCCGCTATCGCCGCCGACGCGATCTTCATCCCGGGAGATGTGATCAAGAACGTCGTCGCAGCGCTGATCGCAGGCACCGTGCACCGCGCCTTCCCCGATTTGCTGGCCCGTCGGCGCGCGTGA
- a CDS encoding energy-coupling factor ABC transporter ATP-binding protein, which yields MSVLQLDGAAVAVTDLDGDSKTVLAPTSLTLTERRISVIGANGSGKSTLLRLLNGLVMPSEGSVTIDGLDTRKDGAKVRRRVGFVFTDPAAQLVMPTGREDVELSLRRLEKDPRARSRRAMAALERFGLAELAEQSVYELSGGERQLLAIATVLAVEPTVLVLDEPTTLLDLRNRELVRSLLAGLDQQMVLATHDLDLALDADRSLVIDDGRVAFDGSPAAAVAWYRQLVAAEIPLERRK from the coding sequence GTGAGCGTTCTCCAGCTGGACGGCGCCGCGGTCGCGGTCACCGATCTGGACGGTGACAGCAAGACAGTGCTGGCGCCGACCTCGCTGACGCTTACCGAACGCCGGATCAGTGTGATCGGAGCGAACGGCTCGGGCAAATCCACCCTGCTACGGCTGCTGAACGGCCTCGTCATGCCGAGCGAGGGTTCGGTGACGATCGATGGCCTCGACACCCGCAAGGATGGCGCCAAGGTGCGCCGCCGGGTCGGCTTCGTTTTCACCGATCCGGCAGCGCAGCTGGTGATGCCGACCGGGCGGGAGGACGTCGAGTTGTCATTGCGCCGCCTGGAGAAAGATCCGCGAGCCCGTAGCCGGCGAGCGATGGCAGCGCTGGAGCGATTCGGCTTGGCGGAGCTCGCCGAGCAGAGCGTCTACGAACTTTCCGGAGGCGAACGCCAGCTGCTCGCAATCGCCACGGTGCTTGCGGTCGAGCCGACAGTGCTTGTGCTCGACGAGCCGACGACACTGCTCGACCTGCGCAATCGGGAACTCGTTCGGAGCTTGCTGGCCGGCCTCGACCAGCAGATGGTGCTGGCCACGCACGATCTCGACCTTGCTCTGGATGCGGACCGCTCGCTCGTCATCGACGACGGCAGGGTGGCCTTCGACGGCAGCCCGGCGGCCGCCGTGGCCTGGTACCGTCAGCTGGTTGCCGCCGAGATTCCGCTGGAGAGGCGAAAGTGA
- a CDS encoding energy-coupling factor transporter transmembrane component T family protein codes for MTHRSALLGRYVQGNSWLHRAPVWSKLLGIAVFSLVVFLHEGVWLSLGLLILAAAAGLSSGVRSTMLLVPLALLWPVLLLLFGYHWWLQGPLAAAQIVIDIVSVVLTASLITLTTPSQRLLDALVAMARPLRPLGADPERFGLSVGLMIRSVPHLIGLGHQVRDSAKARGLERNPRAVLLPVVVNAVAYAQATGDALAARGLGERDDGSA; via the coding sequence GTGACGCACCGGAGCGCGTTGCTGGGCAGGTATGTGCAGGGGAACTCCTGGCTGCATCGGGCTCCGGTGTGGTCGAAGTTGCTCGGCATCGCGGTTTTCAGCCTCGTGGTGTTTCTTCACGAGGGCGTGTGGCTCAGTCTCGGCCTGCTGATACTGGCTGCCGCGGCGGGCTTGTCCTCCGGAGTCCGGAGCACGATGTTGCTGGTGCCCTTGGCGCTGCTCTGGCCGGTTCTGCTGCTGCTGTTCGGCTATCACTGGTGGTTGCAGGGCCCATTGGCGGCGGCGCAGATAGTTATCGATATCGTTTCGGTCGTTCTGACTGCCTCGCTGATCACGCTTACCACCCCGAGCCAGCGGCTGCTGGATGCGCTGGTCGCGATGGCTCGCCCGCTGCGGCCGCTCGGCGCGGACCCGGAGCGCTTCGGCCTGTCGGTGGGGTTGATGATCCGGAGCGTTCCCCACCTAATCGGGCTGGGACATCAGGTGCGTGACTCGGCCAAGGCCCGCGGCCTCGAGCGCAACCCGCGCGCCGTCCTGCTTCCCGTCGTGGTGAATGCGGTTGCCTATGCGCAAGCCACCGGCGACGCGCTGGCTGCACGCGGACTCGGCGAGCGGGACGACGGTTCCGCTTGA
- a CDS encoding LacI family DNA-binding transcriptional regulator, which produces MATIKEVAREAGVTHAVVSRILNEDPTLHVRPDTRERVLAAAAQLKYIPNHAAKALRGARAGAIGLAVHEVSNPIYSAIIEGAQRAVSAHGSVLMLADADELYRDPATFSRMITSKAIDGLILLPAGTEADEFVARAAAASLPTVVVNERAAGQRSVSVDDAAAAGLAVQHLVGLGHRDIGVLLLDGETRRRLDRREGHETALRDAGLDLHDSWVGNGGHTLESGRVGLLRMADRGPLPTSVVVHNVMAAVGVIRAAKELGLSVPHELSVIGFHDMSFADFVSPSLTVVKLALAEMGVAAVETLMRLLAGQEVDQTISVLEPAPALVIRESTAPPPHRPDVPAEARSGGGTDAE; this is translated from the coding sequence ATGGCGACTATCAAGGAAGTGGCGCGCGAGGCGGGGGTCACCCACGCCGTCGTGTCGCGCATCCTCAACGAGGACCCGACCCTGCACGTCCGTCCTGATACCCGAGAGCGGGTGCTCGCAGCTGCAGCCCAGCTGAAGTACATCCCGAACCATGCGGCGAAGGCGCTGCGCGGCGCCCGAGCCGGCGCAATCGGGCTCGCGGTGCACGAGGTGAGCAATCCGATCTACAGCGCGATCATCGAAGGCGCGCAGCGGGCCGTGTCCGCCCACGGGTCAGTGCTGATGCTCGCCGATGCCGACGAGCTCTACCGTGACCCCGCCACGTTTAGCAGAATGATCACGAGCAAGGCGATCGACGGGCTTATCCTGCTTCCCGCCGGCACTGAGGCCGACGAGTTCGTCGCGCGCGCCGCAGCCGCCTCGCTTCCCACGGTGGTCGTGAACGAGCGCGCCGCCGGCCAACGCAGTGTCAGCGTCGACGATGCCGCGGCGGCCGGCCTGGCGGTGCAGCATCTGGTCGGGCTCGGGCACCGCGACATAGGCGTGCTCCTCCTCGATGGAGAGACCCGGCGGCGACTAGACCGGCGCGAGGGTCATGAGACCGCACTGCGGGACGCGGGCCTCGATCTCCACGACTCGTGGGTCGGTAATGGCGGGCACACGCTCGAGAGCGGACGCGTGGGACTGTTGCGGATGGCAGACCGCGGCCCGTTGCCGACCTCGGTGGTCGTTCACAACGTCATGGCGGCTGTTGGTGTCATCCGCGCGGCGAAAGAACTCGGCCTGAGCGTGCCGCACGAGCTGTCGGTCATCGGATTCCACGACATGAGCTTCGCCGATTTCGTGAGCCCCTCGTTGACGGTGGTGAAACTCGCCCTCGCCGAGATGGGGGTAGCGGCGGTCGAGACCCTGATGCGACTGCTCGCCGGCCAGGAGGTAGATCAGACGATCAGCGTGCTGGAGCCGGCTCCTGCCCTCGTGATCCGTGAGTCGACCGCGCCTCCGCCGCACCGTCCCGATGTCCCTGCGGAAGCTCGATCGGGCGGCGGCACAGACGCGGAGTAG
- a CDS encoding MFS transporter, which yields MSDKTTDDAAISEAGASRLSIALVCVALVVAVIGSLGAPLITPVATGLHVSLNAAQWTLTVTLFSGAIAGPLLGRLGSGSLRRLVILVCLAIVVIGGALTTLPLPFPLLLIGRGLQGVGLGGVPLLMSVARAHLPAEKSASTIATLSVVSTVGIGVGYPVIGLLDQLAGLRAAYGLGLVLSIAALVIAWLVLPKEAPGPRPGIDWPGALLLCLGTLGALLVIAEPSTWNRPWVGASILVITVVFLTAWAAVELRTSVPLVNLRLLGQPAVLRANLAMIVAGIGMYLLFSLLTRYLQTPSGAPYGFGLPGVASGAALIPFSALGFVAGKALPGLIARISNRWAYLVSAAAVMLAAAVFAATLFAATSGSLIAVLVAMAVLGLGVGGISAAMPSLVLTGVPPAETASVLAINQIVRSIGFSIGSALAGLLLATATPAGGLLPTRQGYITATLWALLPLGLSGLVILIGGRRTPR from the coding sequence ATGAGCGACAAGACGACCGATGATGCGGCCATTAGCGAGGCCGGTGCTTCTCGGCTGAGCATCGCGTTGGTGTGCGTCGCACTCGTGGTGGCAGTCATCGGCAGCCTCGGCGCTCCGCTCATCACGCCGGTTGCTACCGGTCTGCACGTCTCGTTAAACGCGGCACAGTGGACGTTGACCGTGACGTTGTTCTCCGGCGCCATCGCCGGTCCGCTCCTGGGCAGGCTCGGCAGCGGATCACTGCGGCGACTGGTGATCTTGGTCTGCCTTGCGATCGTGGTGATCGGCGGAGCGCTGACCACGCTCCCTCTGCCGTTTCCGCTTCTGCTGATCGGACGGGGACTGCAAGGAGTCGGGCTGGGCGGAGTCCCGCTGCTGATGAGCGTTGCCCGCGCTCACCTCCCGGCAGAGAAGTCCGCGTCCACGATCGCGACCCTCTCGGTCGTCTCCACAGTCGGAATCGGCGTCGGCTATCCGGTGATCGGCCTGCTCGACCAGCTCGCCGGGCTGCGCGCCGCCTACGGGCTTGGGCTCGTGCTATCCATTGCCGCGCTCGTGATCGCGTGGCTGGTGCTGCCGAAGGAGGCACCCGGACCGCGACCTGGCATTGACTGGCCCGGCGCTCTCCTGCTCTGCCTCGGTACGCTCGGGGCCCTCCTGGTCATCGCCGAGCCCAGCACCTGGAACCGCCCCTGGGTAGGAGCGTCCATCCTGGTGATCACCGTTGTATTCCTCACGGCCTGGGCGGCGGTCGAGTTGCGGACGAGCGTACCGCTGGTCAACCTGCGACTGCTCGGACAACCCGCCGTGCTCCGGGCGAACCTCGCGATGATCGTCGCCGGAATCGGCATGTACCTGCTGTTCAGCCTGCTGACCCGCTACCTGCAAACACCCTCCGGTGCACCGTACGGCTTCGGACTCCCCGGCGTGGCGTCCGGAGCCGCTTTGATCCCGTTTTCCGCCCTCGGCTTCGTCGCCGGGAAAGCGCTCCCCGGACTCATCGCCCGTATCTCCAACCGCTGGGCCTACCTCGTCTCGGCGGCGGCAGTGATGCTCGCCGCCGCGGTGTTTGCCGCCACACTGTTCGCCGCGACCTCCGGGTCACTCATCGCGGTCCTCGTGGCGATGGCCGTGCTCGGCCTCGGAGTCGGGGGCATCTCCGCGGCAATGCCCTCGCTCGTCCTGACCGGGGTGCCCCCCGCTGAGACCGCCAGCGTGCTGGCCATCAACCAGATCGTGCGCAGCATCGGATTCAGCATCGGCAGCGCCCTGGCCGGCCTACTCCTTGCCACCGCCACCCCCGCCGGCGGGCTCCTCCCCACACGCCAGGGGTACATCACCGCCACACTCTGGGCGCTACTGCCGCTCGGTCTCAGCGGCCTCGTGATCCTGATCGGCGGGCGCCGCACGCCGCGGTAA
- a CDS encoding TetR/AcrR family transcriptional regulator → MLAVAAEEFAAHGLHGASTEAIARTAGITQAYVFRMFGTKKALFLELVQGSFDRIIDGMRTAASGKDGLAALSELGREYYELLADRTNLLLQLQGFAACGDLEVRDAVRASFGRMWDVIADATGLEPVTVKSFLAFGMLLNAGAALDIADLDETWADGLRTRIDSGLFEHITTESNR, encoded by the coding sequence GTGCTGGCGGTCGCGGCGGAGGAGTTCGCCGCGCACGGATTGCACGGTGCGTCGACTGAGGCGATTGCACGGACGGCGGGGATCACCCAGGCGTACGTCTTCCGCATGTTCGGAACGAAGAAGGCACTGTTCTTGGAACTGGTGCAGGGGTCTTTCGATCGCATCATCGACGGGATGCGGACGGCAGCGTCGGGCAAGGATGGGCTGGCTGCCTTATCGGAGCTGGGTCGGGAGTATTACGAGTTGCTGGCCGATCGGACGAACTTGCTGCTGCAGTTGCAGGGCTTTGCTGCATGTGGCGATTTGGAAGTCCGCGACGCGGTGCGCGCCAGTTTCGGCCGCATGTGGGACGTGATTGCGGACGCAACCGGGCTCGAACCGGTGACGGTCAAGTCGTTCCTCGCATTCGGGATGCTGCTGAACGCCGGCGCCGCGCTGGACATAGCGGATCTCGACGAGACCTGGGCCGACGGGCTGCGGACGCGGATCGACTCGGGGTTGTTCGAGCACATCACGACCGAATCGAACCGATGA
- a CDS encoding MFS transporter, with product MSVLSTGKGKIIAAAAAGNFVEWYDFAIYGYFSPVLAKVFFPETTGLVGLLATLGVFGAAFVLRPVGALVFGHFGDRLGRRWVLSFVILAMAGATTLMGLLPSYEMIGVFAPIALTLLRLIQGFSAGGEFGGAASLLFEYARPEKRGLMGSAQPASIVVALAVSAGLGAALTAAMSEEFLYSVGWRIPFLLALPFGLIGWYIRRHIDETPAFIELQESGEVATSPVKDVFRANWRMIVAGTAAIVSWTAGGYVTLQFLPTFFNGVLERPITDGLTASLVGLSIYAVFIVFGGWLADRVARWKVMMTGAIALAVFAVPCYLLLIDGSLVGIGVALVLFAAALGLVAGPTPALLSELTPEKVRTTYLGIVYAIANAAFGGFAPYIVIALISSTGLLISPAIYLVALELIAVGGLIGVAVHIRRRARARAVAVESLTEA from the coding sequence ATGTCAGTACTGAGTACCGGCAAGGGGAAGATAATCGCTGCGGCGGCCGCCGGAAACTTCGTCGAGTGGTACGACTTCGCAATCTACGGGTATTTCTCGCCCGTGCTGGCGAAAGTCTTCTTCCCGGAAACCACGGGTTTGGTCGGCCTCCTGGCCACACTTGGAGTATTCGGCGCCGCCTTCGTGCTCCGGCCGGTCGGCGCCCTCGTCTTCGGGCACTTCGGCGACCGCCTCGGCCGACGCTGGGTGCTCTCCTTCGTCATCCTGGCGATGGCGGGGGCAACAACTCTGATGGGACTGCTTCCCTCCTACGAGATGATTGGCGTGTTCGCGCCGATCGCGCTCACCCTGTTGCGGCTGATCCAGGGCTTCTCGGCGGGCGGCGAGTTCGGCGGAGCGGCCTCACTACTGTTCGAGTACGCGCGGCCCGAGAAACGGGGACTGATGGGGTCGGCGCAACCGGCCAGCATCGTGGTGGCCTTGGCCGTCTCCGCCGGTCTCGGTGCCGCGCTCACCGCCGCTATGAGTGAGGAGTTCCTCTACTCGGTCGGATGGCGCATCCCGTTCCTTTTGGCGCTTCCGTTCGGTCTGATCGGCTGGTACATTCGCCGGCACATCGACGAGACTCCGGCGTTCATCGAGCTGCAGGAGAGCGGTGAGGTGGCGACGAGCCCCGTGAAGGACGTGTTCCGAGCAAACTGGCGGATGATCGTCGCCGGCACCGCCGCGATCGTGTCGTGGACCGCAGGCGGATACGTGACCCTCCAGTTCCTGCCGACCTTCTTCAACGGTGTGCTGGAACGCCCGATCACCGACGGCCTGACCGCGTCACTCGTCGGACTGTCCATCTATGCTGTGTTCATAGTTTTCGGCGGCTGGCTCGCCGACCGGGTGGCCCGCTGGAAGGTGATGATGACGGGCGCGATCGCCCTCGCGGTGTTTGCGGTGCCCTGCTACTTGCTTCTCATCGACGGCTCGCTCGTGGGCATCGGCGTGGCTCTTGTACTTTTCGCGGCGGCGCTGGGACTCGTCGCCGGACCGACGCCGGCGCTGTTGTCCGAGCTCACGCCGGAGAAGGTCCGCACCACCTATCTCGGCATCGTTTACGCGATTGCCAACGCCGCGTTCGGCGGCTTTGCCCCCTACATCGTCATCGCGCTGATCTCCTCCACCGGCCTGTTGATCTCTCCGGCGATCTACCTCGTGGCGCTTGAGCTGATCGCGGTCGGGGGCCTCATCGGGGTCGCCGTGCATATCCGCCGTCGTGCCCGGGCGCGCGCCGTGGCTGTCGAGTCCCTCACGGAGGCGTGA